One genomic window of Oncorhynchus kisutch isolate 150728-3 linkage group LG26, Okis_V2, whole genome shotgun sequence includes the following:
- the LOC109870977 gene encoding COP9 signalosome complex subunit 8 isoform X1 — MTDLGSNKMPAAVIMGENYDKLLEQCETQELEAPGGIATPQVYAQLLVLYLLHNDMNNARYLWKRIPQAIKSANLELTAVWAVGQRIWQRDFPGIYSAIAAHQWSENILPVMEALRETTRRRAYGLVAQAYTSIMAEDFAAFVGYSVEDAVKGVVSQGWQADPATRMVMPQKPDPPPVSLVPNEQQLARLTDYVAFLEN, encoded by the exons ATGACTGATCTGGGCAGCAACAAAATGCCTGCCGCGGTGATAATGGGTGAAAATTATGATAAACTTTTAGAACAGTGCGAAACACAGGAGCTTGAG GCTCCAGGTGGCATTGCTACCCCTCAAGTGTATGCCCAGCTGTTGGTGCTCTATCTACTGCACAATGACAT GAATAACGCAAGGTACTTGTGGAAGCGAATTCCTCAAGCCATTAAATCG GCAAACCTAGAACTGACGGCCGTATGGGCCGTGGGTCAGCGTATATGGCAGCGAGACTTCCCAGGGATCTACTCGGCCATCGCAGCTCACCAGTGGTCTGAGAACATCCTGCCAGTCATGGAGGCCCTGAGAG AGACCACTCGTCGGAGGGCGTATGGCCTGGTGGCCCAGGCGTACACCTCCATCATGGCAGAAGACTTTGCCGCCTTTGTGGGCTACTCCGTGGAGGACGCCGTGAAGG GGGTGGTGAGCCAGGGTTGGCAGGCAGACCCTGCCACCAGGATGGTAATGCCCCAGAAGCCAG ATCCTCCCCCTGTATCGCTGGTTCCAAATGAGCAGCAGCTGGCCAGGCTCACTGACTACGTGGCTTTTCTTGAGAACTGA
- the LOC109870977 gene encoding COP9 signalosome complex subunit 8 isoform X2 yields the protein MQGEDPKRLVAPGGIATPQVYAQLLVLYLLHNDMNNARYLWKRIPQAIKSANLELTAVWAVGQRIWQRDFPGIYSAIAAHQWSENILPVMEALRETTRRRAYGLVAQAYTSIMAEDFAAFVGYSVEDAVKGVVSQGWQADPATRMVMPQKPDPPPVSLVPNEQQLARLTDYVAFLEN from the exons ATGCAGGGCGAGGATCCAAAGAGGCTCGTT GCTCCAGGTGGCATTGCTACCCCTCAAGTGTATGCCCAGCTGTTGGTGCTCTATCTACTGCACAATGACAT GAATAACGCAAGGTACTTGTGGAAGCGAATTCCTCAAGCCATTAAATCG GCAAACCTAGAACTGACGGCCGTATGGGCCGTGGGTCAGCGTATATGGCAGCGAGACTTCCCAGGGATCTACTCGGCCATCGCAGCTCACCAGTGGTCTGAGAACATCCTGCCAGTCATGGAGGCCCTGAGAG AGACCACTCGTCGGAGGGCGTATGGCCTGGTGGCCCAGGCGTACACCTCCATCATGGCAGAAGACTTTGCCGCCTTTGTGGGCTACTCCGTGGAGGACGCCGTGAAGG GGGTGGTGAGCCAGGGTTGGCAGGCAGACCCTGCCACCAGGATGGTAATGCCCCAGAAGCCAG ATCCTCCCCCTGTATCGCTGGTTCCAAATGAGCAGCAGCTGGCCAGGCTCACTGACTACGTGGCTTTTCTTGAGAACTGA